The following proteins come from a genomic window of Ochotona princeps isolate mOchPri1 chromosome 14, mOchPri1.hap1, whole genome shotgun sequence:
- the LOC131481973 gene encoding interferon omega-1-like: MAHLLPLLTALLLCSYGPVGSLGCELPENSVELSRMTLGLLVQMRTISPGLCLRDRRDFRFPRDVLNASHFHKTRDTSVPHKMLQQIYNLFHTQQASAAWNKTLLAELHTALQQQLQDLNACLVQGKAQQDSVLTTESPTLALRRYFQGIHVYLEEKKHSDCAWEIVRMELLRALASTIKLQESLRSQDGEPQPS; encoded by the coding sequence ATGGcccacctgctccctctgctgacagccctgctgctgtgcagCTATGGCCCTGTTGGGTCTCTGGGCTGTGAGCTGCCTGAGAACTCTGTCGAGCTCAGCAGGATGACCTTGGGGCTGCTGGTCCAGATGAGGACAATCTCACCTGGTCTGTGTCTGAGGGACAGAAGAGACTTCCGATTCCCCCGGGACGTGCTGAATGCAAGCCACTTCCACAAGACCCGGGACACGTCTGTCCCCCACAAGATGCTGCAGCAGATCTACAACCTCTTCCACACCCAGCAGGCCTCTGCTGCCTGGAACAAGACTCTCCTGGCAGAACTGCACACCGCActtcagcagcagctgcaagACCTGAACGCCTGCCTGGTGCAGGGGAAGGCACAGCAAGACTCTGTGCTGACGACTGAGAGCCCAACACTGGCCCTCAGGAGGTACTTCCAGGGAATCCATGTCTACCTGGAAGAGAAGAAACACAGTGACTGTGCCTGGGAGATTGTCAGAATGGAACTCCTGAGAGCCTTGGCTTCAACAATCAAATTACAAGAAAGCCtaagaagccaggatggagaacCGCAGCCATCATGA
- the LOC131481821 gene encoding interferon omega-1-like: MAHLLPLLTALLLCSYGPVGSLGCELPENSVELSRMTLGLLVQMRTISPGLCLRDRRDFRFPRDVLNASHFHKTRDTPVPHKMLQQIYNLFHTQQASAAWNKTLLAELHTALQQQLQDLNACLVQGRARQDSVLTTESPTLALRRYFQGIHVYLEEKRHSDCAWEIVRMELLRALASTIKLQESLRSQDGEPQPS; this comes from the coding sequence ATGGcccacctgctccctctgctgacagccctgctgctgtgcagCTATGGCCCTGTTGGATCTCTGGGCTGTGAGCTGCCTGAGAACTCTGTCGAGCTCAGCAGGATGACCTTGGGGCTGCTGGTCCAGATGAGGACAATCTCACCTGGTCTGTGTCTGAGGGACAGAAGAGACTTCCGATTCCCCCGGGACGTGCTGAATGCAAGCCACTTCCACAAGACCCGGGACACGCCTGTCCCCCACAAGATGCTGCAGCAGATCTACAACCTCTTCCACACCCAGCAGGCCTCTGCTGCCTGGAACAAGACTCTCCTGGCAGAACTGCACACCGCActtcagcagcagctgcaagACCTGAACGCCTGCCTGGTGCAGGGGAGGGCACGGCAAGACTCTGTGCTGACGACTGAGAGCCCAACACTGGCCCTCAGGAGGTACTTCCAGGGAATCCATGTCTACCTGGAAGAGAAGAGACACAGTGACTGTGCCTGGGAGATTGTCAGAATGGAACTCCTGAGAGCCTTGGCTTCAACAATCAAATTACAAGAAAGCCtaagaagccaggatggagaacCGCAGCCATCATGA